TCCGTTGGGAGCATATGGTGCTTGTTACAGAAGATGGTGCAAAAGTATTTTAAAGTTTGTTTTGAGGGAATTATAAATGCGTATTGCGTTTATCAACGCTACAAAGCGTTGGGGTGGTGTAAAAACATGGATGTTAGAATTTGCTAAAATTTTTTCTAAAAAAGGTCATCATGTTTATATTTATGGTCGTCAAGAAGCGTTTATTACAAGTGCACAAAAAGAAGTTGGCCACGGCCAACTAGTTTCATTTGGTTTAGATTTAAATCCTAAATCTATTTTGTATTTTTGGAGAGAGTTTCGATTACATCAAATTGATATTGTTATTGTTAATATAGAAAAAGATCTGTCCACAGCAGGCATTGCTGCAAAGCTTTCTGGTATTCCTGTAATACAACGGATTGGTTTACCACATGATATCCCTTATCGTTTAAAAACACGTCTTATCCATACATTTATTAACCCTTCATTTTTATGTCCATGTGAATATATTGCTTCTGGATTTAAAAAATCACTTTCTTATATACCTCCACAGCAGGTAAAAGTTATAATGAATGGTAGAAAGGCTACAAGTGAATTTTTAAAAGTACATAGTCCTCTTAAGTTTATTTGTACACAACAGTTAGAACCTAATAAGTGTCATTCTGTTTTATTAGAAGCTTTTGCAAGAGTTAAAGGAAGTTTTGAATTTCATATATGGGGCACAGGCTCTGAAGAGAAAACACTTAAGCAGATGGCTTCTGAGCTAGGATTAACTGGCCAAGTTTTTTTCCATGGATTTTCAGATAATATTATTAATAAGCTAGAAAAAGGAGATATTTTTTTGTTAGCTTCTGTTAGTGAGGGATTGCCAAATACTCTTATTGAAGCCATGTCTGTTGGATTATTACCTATTGTAAGATTGGTAGGTGGCGTAGATGAAGTTCTTACACCAGAACTTCGTGATTGGGTTTTACCTTATGAAGCAAGTTCAGAAGATTTTCAAAAGGTTATTTCTATGGCTCTTAGTCTTTCTGTAGATGAATTAACAGGCCTTCGAGAGAGTGCACGTGAAGCATGTAGACGTTTTTTTGATATAGATATACAAGCAACTAAACTTGAAGAGTGGTTTTATGAAGTTGTGAATAGAGAGGTATAGTCTTTTTTGAAGGTCATAGTTATTTATCATGAAAATATTTTTCTGTAATTGGCGGGGATTAGAATCTAATTCATCTAGACTTCGGTCAGTACTCTTTATTTTTTTTAGTTTGTCAATTTTATTATTTCCTCTTGGACAAGCATTAAGAGTTATTCTACCTATTCTTTGTTTACCTATAATTATTTTACTTTACATACAGGATTGGAATAACTCTACACTCCGTATATTACCCTTTCGCTGGCTATTTATTATTTTTATAGCAAGTTTTATAATACAACTAGTTACATCTGAGTGGTTAGCTGCAAGTTGGGCTTCAGTAAAACCAAATTTGTTAAGAGGGATTGTTTTAGCTTTTGTGGGAATGGAAGTTGTCCGTTCAGAGAAAGATTTGCGATGGCTTATTATTATTTTTGCGGTAACATTTTTTTATGAAGGGTTAGATGGTGTATGGCAGGTCTTAACAGGATTTGACTATATAAAGCATACAGCTATTATGTCAGGAAGGTTAACAGGTTCTTTAGGGACATATCGAGTAGGTAATTATATGGCAATAATAGCTCTACCTGCCTTTGGGATCTGGACTCTTCTTCCTATGAAAAATAATAGATTACGTATAGTTGCTGTAGCAGTATTGTTATCTCCAGGTTTATTTCTTTGGTTAGGTTCATTTACCCGTATAGGATATTTAGCCCTTTTAGGGGCTTTATATATTTTGTGGATTTGTATTTGGACAAAATTCTCATTATTAAAAGTTATTGTTCCTCCAATGTTATTGCTAGTAGTATTAAGTATGTTTGGAATTGCAAGATTAAGCTGGGAAACAATGCTTAATGATCCACGAATAGAGTTATGGATAAGAGCTATAGAGGTAGGAAAAGAGCATTTATGGCTTGGAACTGGTAGTAGTACTTTTATATTAGCTCTACAGAAACAGGGTATAATTTTACAGTCTGTCCCCTCTATGGATCTTGGTCATCCTCATAATATCTATATTCAATTTTTTATTGATGGGGGACTTATTGGATTTACTAGCTATATTTTATTTTTTGTTATTATAACTCTTTGGACATTGTTTCATATTCGAAGGGGTGTCCAAAAAGAAATACAAGGTTTATTCCCTGGATGTTATTGGCAGTTACTTTCATTTATTTGGGCTGGTTGGGTTGCATATTTAATTACAGGATTTTGTGGACATGATTTTTATCGAACATGGTGGCTATCTACTGCTGCCACATTGTTAGGAATTCTTATCGGAGGATGTCAGTGGGGCAAAAAAGATAGTAAAAAAGAGTTGGATAGTGTTTCCTTAGTTTGATATTGTGAATTTTATTATGAGCCTTTGTGGATAGAAGGTTTGGTCACATGGCCAGAGCGGATACAACGTGTACATATAGTAATAGTTTTTATTCTTCCATCAGGAAATTGATTACGCATATGTTGAAGATTGGGATTGAAAACTCTTTTAGTTTTAATATTTGAGTGGCTTACATAATTACCAACAAGGGGTTTTTTCCCACATATTTCACACTGTTTTGCCATTAACTTCTCCGTAACTATAAAGGATATTTTTAAGGGCTTTCTTATAACTTTAACATAAAAAAATAGCAAGTTTATTATGGAATATTTTTTAATAGTAATAGTAAGTTCTCTTACCTATAGTAACATATCGCTATTGTTTGTTTATTAGTTTTTTATGTTGAACTATTATTGAGTTGTTATGAAAATAAAGCTACTTCAAAAAATTTGTATCATATTATTCCTTATTAACTATAGTCTAATATCAGGATGTTCTTCAACTAAAATAGTAGTCCCAGAAGGTAATAGTTCTGATTTGTTAGAAAAAACACAGGATATAAAAAGTATAGAGGATCAGGATAGGAACATTTCTGCTCAGGCAGAAGAAGCTTGGAAGAATAACAATATGCTTGAGGCGCAAAGACTTTACAGGATTGTTGTGACACAGTCTAACTTAACAGCTTTTGAACGTAACTCCGCATGGGAAAGGTTAATCAAGTCATCAATTGCTAATAATCATTTCCATATAGCACTAGAATTTTTAACTCAATGGAAGCTTAGTGATCCAACAGCTAATATGCAACCAGTTTGGCAAGATTCATGGGGAATAGCTGTACTAAAATCTTCACGTGTACAAGCAATATCTCATGCACAACAGGTCTGGGAAGATGCTTCTTTACCTATTCCATTACGGGGAATAGCTGGAGGAGTATTGATGATTTTAAGCCCAAAAGAAAATAAAACATTGATAGCAAGTAAACTATCAGAGCTTTATAAGCACTCAGATCATGCAAATTGTATGATGCTAGAACAAAGATTATTTACGTTGCTTAGTAATAGTTCTAGTGAGGAATTGTTAGCACTTGAATTTCTTACAGGGCCTGAGAGAGATTTTATGTATCCTTGGTCAATTATTATTCTTGATGTATTACGTCGAGAGTGGCCTAGTAAAACTAATCGTACTGCAGAGTTGCTGGGGAAAATTAATTACCCAGGCGTATTTTCAGACTCTTCGTTGCTTGCTTCAGCTATTCATGTAGCTGAGCCTAAATCGTTGTTAGTTGATCATACTAATATATTATTTTCACCAGGTTGTTATGCGTTAGTACTTCCAATGAGTGGACCATATAGTTCTATTGGTTGGAATATTGCTAAAGGAGCTAATGCTGCCCAAGAGGAACTTATAAGCGCAGGGGTTGATGTTGAAGTTGTTATTATAAATTCTGAAGCAGTAGGTTGGTTAGAAAAACTAGAACAGTTACCACAGAAGTGTATTATTGTTGGTGGTCCATTACAGGCAGAGATATATGCAGCCATAAGAGAAAAGAATATCCTTTCAAATAAGATATTTTTTACATTTTTGCCTTCAATTGGAGAAGGTGATGAAGGTATAACTGCTTGGCGTTTTTTTTCAAGCCCAGAAGATCAAATTTTAGCTCTTCTTCGTTTTAGTCATGAACTTGATATTACCATGTGTGGAGTATTATATCCCGAAGATGGATATGGTAGAAAAATGACAGAATTATTTGTTAAATTAGCTGAGCAAAGTGGAATATCTGTTATGACAACTGGATACAATCCACATGACACATCTAGTTGGTCAAAATTATTAGCAAACGTTACAAAAACAAGAATGATAGGGAAAGTTCCTGTACCATCTACTCCTTTTCAAGCTGTTTTTCTTCCAGATAGCTGGAAAAATATTGAAGTATTATTGCCATATCTTTTTTTCCAAGGGGAAGATAGGCTTGTTTTAATGGGGACAAACTTGTGGGAGCAAGGTCTTTCTCATGGAGAAAAAAATTTTATAAGGAATATGGATCTTGCTGTATTCCCAGGAAGTTGGAATAAGTCTACACCTAATGCCACAGCTGCCATGCTAATAGAACGATTTACAATGGATAATCAAGAGGAACCTGACTTTTGGGTTGGGCTAGGGTATGACTTTATACGTTTTTCTTCAGCATTAAATATACATGAAGTTAATTGGCAAGCATCTCAGGTAAATAAAAGCATAGAGAAAGCTCAACAAATGGATTGGAGCATAGCTCCTATTTATTGGGAAAATGGGAAAGCTCAACAGAAGTTATTTCTTTTTTATCCAACATCTTCAGGGGGTAAGTTATTAAATACTAATTTATTTAAAAAGCGTCTTGATGCAATTAAAAAACGGCACTTAAAACGTGTTTCGGCTGCTGAAAGGGAGGTGTCTAAATAAGATTATTGTTTCTTAAACTATACTAAGGAATATCTGTCCATATAGGTTGAGTTTCGTCAAGGCTTTCATTTCTTAACTGTCTACATAAAAGTTTTTGTACGGCTTCATGAGGAGATATAACTCCTTCAAGAACATTATATACAGCTTTTGTTATAGGCATATCAACGTTCAGCTTACTGGCAAGAGTATTAACAGCATAAGTTGTTTTGATACCTTCAGCAATCATATTCATTGAGTTTGTTATATTTTTTAAAAGTTCTCCTTTCCCAAGACGTAATCCAACTTGCCTATTTCTAGACAGCTCCCCTGAGCAAGTTAGAAATAAATCTCCAAGCCCTGATAATCCTGAAAATGTAAGTGGTGAAGCTCCAAGAGCTTTCCCCAGGCGAGTTGTCTCTGCAAGACCACGAGTCATTAAGGCTACTCTAGTATTAATACCAAAACCTAGACCATCAGAGACTCCTGCTGCTATTGCAATTACGTTTTTAGTTGCCCCACCAAGTTCTACACCTGTAACATCTGTACTTGAATATGTTCTAAACCATGGAGTAGAGAAAATTTCTCGTAGATGTTCACCCAGTTGTTCATTGCGACATGCAAGGACGACAGCTGTAGGTTTTTCACACATAACTTCTTCTGCAAAAGAAGGTCCTGAAAGTACAGCATAGTGAGAAACACGATGAGCCATTTCATCTAATATCATTTGTTCAACTGTTTTTAATGTTTCTACTTCAATCCCTTTTGCTGTATTCACAAGTATACAATTTTTTGTCAAAAGTGGTTCAAGTTCTTGTAATACAGGCCGTAAAGATTGACAGGGGACAGAAAGAATTACAATTGTTGCTTTTGCTAACACATGAGCGGGTTCTTTAGTAAGAAAGCTAATTTTCCCTGTTACAGCGTGGATTGCAGGGTGAATAGAGAATCCAGGAAGGTATATATTATTCTCATGGTGCATATTGATATAGTCAGCTAACTTTTGACTACGTAATACTAAATGTACTTTATGTCCTCCTGTGGCTAATAGATGAGCTACAGCTGTACCCCAGCTTCCTCCTCCAAGAACGACAATAGATTGTGGGTTAGACATAAAGATCCCCTTGGATATTTACTAACATAAAATAGGTAAAAGGGTTATAAAATGGATAATAAGTAGAATATATAATTATGGACAAATAAATAGACTTCATTTTTATTAATAGTTATTTTTATAGTATAATATATAAATTTTTTGTTTTTTTTTTTCAAGGAAAGTATATTTACCTTATAACCTAAAGAACAATTTTTTATTTATTATATATTTAGATAAGATAACATAAAAAAATAACTAACAATTTAAAATTAGTTATTTTAAATATAGTAGTATATTTTTTGGATATCAGTAATCTGATGGAAGTCAATAAACTTTATGAAAAAAGAACGACAAGAAACTAAAAATGCATAATTTTCATTTTGTTAGTGAATATATTTGTTCTACTATTTGTATTTCTAATAACTTTAGAATCCCTTGACCCTTTATGAGGTGTGAGGTACACACTTGTTATAAGGATAAGACCAATAAAAGATATATATTATATACGTAAGTAGTAGAAACAATTTTTTATTTTTTACTATAGAATTTTACCTTTTTTTTATTTATAATGAGTTTTATTTTACTAATCACAGGGAGACTCGGAAAGAATGACCGGGAAAGGTTGTATCATTGAACTAAAAAACGTCAGCAAAATATTTGAAGATACCTGTGCCCTTGATAATATTAATCTACAGATTGCAAATGGTGAATTTTTAACTTTACTTGGTCCTTCTGGGTGTGGAAAGACTACTATCTTACGTATTATTTCTGGGTTTGAAACCCCAGATGTTGGAGAAATATTAATTGCAGGGGTTAATGTAAGTGGCTTCCCTCCGGAACGAAGACAAGTGAATACAGTCTTTCAGCATTATGCATTATTTCCTCATATGACTGTTCGTGATAATGTAGCATTTGGTTTGCGTATGCAAAAATGTCCTCGTGAAAAAGTGAATGAGTTGGTTTTTGAAGCATTACGAATGGTCCATCTTGAAAATTTTGCTGATAGACGCCCTTCTCAACTTTCTGGAGGACAACAACAACGAGTAGCTATTGCAAGAGCTGTAGTAAATAAACCATTACTTCTTTTACTAGATGAACCTTTTAGTGCTCTTGATCATAAGTTACGACAGATTATGCAGCTTGAAATTAAACATTTGCAACGTAAACTGGGCATTACTTTTGTTTTTGTAACACATGATCAAGAAGAAGCATTTGCTATGTCAGATAGGGTAGTTGTTATGAATCAAGGTAGGATAGAGCAAATTGGTACTCCACAATGTATTTATGAAGAGCCAGTTAATTTGTTTGTAGCTCGGTTTGTGGGAGAGATTAATAATTTGGCGGGAACTATTCTTTCTTGTAATGATGAGGGAATATATGAAGCTGCAATTGCAAATGAAGTTTTTCCATTAAGAACACCACATCGTTTTTCTCCAGGAGAAGCTGTGAATGTATTGTTACGCCCAGAAGATATACGGATATACTTATTAGATGAAGAAGTTTTGAAAGTCCCTCACCTTAGAGGTCGTATTGAAGAAACAGTATATAAAGGCGCAACAGTAGATATTATTATTGCATTAGACGTTGGTGGGACTTTACGTGTTGCTGAATTTTTTAATGAAGATGATGCAGAAATTAGCTATAATGAAGGAGAAAGAGTAGCTGTAACTTGGGTTGATGGTTGGGAAGTGGTATTGCCACATGAAATGGCTTAAAGGTTTTCAACTTGTTGTGATAGCACCAACTGTGATCTGGCTTGGTTTATTTGCTTTATTACCTAATGTTGGTCTTTTAGTTGTTACTTTTTTAACAAGAGGTGACCAAGAATTTGTTATTCCAGTATTAACCTTTTCTAATTATGCTAGACTGTTTGAACCTTCTTTTTTAAAAATTTTATGGGATTCTATTTGGTTAGCTCTTATGAGCACACTTTTTTGTTTATTGGTAGGATACCCATTTGCATATCGAAATGCTCGTTCAAAAGCAAAAATTAAACCATGGTTGCTTCTTCTCATTATTATCCCATTTTGGACTAACTCATTAATCCGTACTTATGCACTTGTTTTGATTCTTAAAGCAAATGGACTATTAAGTACTGTACTTATATGGTTAGGTATTATTAATGAACCTATATCATTTATGTATAGTGACTTTGCTGTTTTTATAGGTATTACTTATACGTTTTTACCATTTATGGTTCTTCCTTTATATACGACTATTGAAAAACTTGATCCACGTTTGTTAGATGCAGCAAAAGATTTGGGAGCAGGGGGATTTCGTGCTTTTTGGCATATAACGTTACCTCTTACCTTACCAGGTATTGTGGCTGGATCAATGTTTGTTTTTTTACCTTCTTTAGGCGCATTTTATATTCCTGAAATTTTAGGTGGCTCAAAAGATATCTTAGTAGGAACGTTTATTAAAAATCAATTTTTTGTAAATCGTGATTGGCCACTAGGTGCAGCCTCTAGTACTATTCTAACAATTTTGCTATTTATTTTACTTATACTTCACCATATTACAACACAGTCTTTCTCTATAAAAAATAGAGCTGAAAATGATCCACGATTTAGGAGGCCTGTCTAATGAAAAGATTAGGTCTTATATGGTTATGGATTGTTTATATCTTTTTATATTTGCCAATAATAGTTGTTATTGGCTACTCATTTAATATTGCTAAGTATACATCTGACTGGAAGGGATTTACATTACAATGGTATAGCCAACTTATGAATAATACTCCGTTGATAGATGCAGGGATTAACTCTTTAAGTGTAGCAGCATTGTCAGCTAGTTTTTCGACTTTTTTAGGTGTTCTTACAGCATTAGCTATAAGAAGGTATAGGTTTCCTGGTCGGAAAATTTTGTATGGTTCTATTTATGTTCTTACAGTATCACCAGATATCGTTATGGGTATATCTTTATTAATCTTTTTTATATTTTTTCATATCCCATTAGGTTTTCTTAGCCTTTTTATTGCTCATACTACTTTAAGCTTACCGTTTGTTGTTCTTACTGTTTTAACTAGATTAATGGAGTTTGATGAACAGCTTGTTGAGGCAGCTCGAGATCTTGGTGCAAATGAGTCTCAAGCCTTTCGCTATGTGATATTACCTCTTATAATGCCAGCTATTGTTGCAGGGTGGTTATTAGCGTTTACTTTATCTATGGATGATGTCTTAATTAGTTTTTTTGTCACTGGACCAACTTTTGAAATTTTACCTTTAAAAATTTATTCTATGGTACGCCTAGGAGTAAAGCCAGAAATCAATGCACTTTCAGCTATTATGTTTTGTATTACAGTCGTTTTTGTTTTTATTGCATGGCTGTTGCTTCCTAAGACTCGTCATACAGGAAACTAATATTATTATAAGGGTATTGGCTTTATTAATCTAGAGTGGGATAGCTATTGTATGATAATGGAGAAATACACTATGAAAAAATACGTTAGCTTAGCTCTAATTTTAGTAATATCTTGTTGTCCTCTTTTTGCTAATGATAAGGACACACTTAATGTGTTTACATGGTCTGAATATATTCCTTCAGATGTACTGGCTGATTTTACAAAAGAAACTGGTATTAAAGTGGTTGTGTCTACATTTGAGTCTAATGAAGCAATGTATGCAAAGCTAAAATTATTAGGTGGTAAAGGGTATGATATTGTTATGCCTTCAAGTTACTTTATAGAAAGATTATATAAAGATAACTTATTAGCACGTCTTGATAAATCAAAAATTATAGGGCTTAATAACCTTGCTCCTGAATCCCTTGGACATTCATTTGACCCCCATAATGACTATTCCATCCCTTATATGTGGGGTGCTTTAGGTTTATTGTTTAACAAAAAAGTTGTTGATCCTACAGTTATAACTAGCTTCAATGATTTAAATCGTCCTGAGTTTAAGGGAAGAGTTTTGCTATCTGACGATATGCGGGATACATTTGGTGTAGCACTTAAAGTAAGAGGGTATTCTGTTAATACGACAAATCCTGATGAAATCAAAGCAGGCTATGAATGGTTACAACAGTTAAAACCAGAAATTCGTGTGTTTGATATTACAGCAACAAAACAGGCATTTATTGGAGAAGAGGTATTAGCTGGTATAAGTTGGAATGGTGATGCATTTATAGCTATGAAAGAGAATCCTAACTTACAGTTTATTTTTCCAAAGGAAGGGTTTATTCTTTGGATTGATAATTTTTCAATTCTTAATCAATCTGAAAATAAAGAAAATGCATATGCATTTATTAATTTTTTACTTCGTCCAGAAATAGCCAAGCGATGTGTAGAAGAGTTTTTTTATACAACTCCTAATATAGCTGGTCGAAAACTTCTTGATCCTATTTATCAAGAAAATCCTATTATCTTTCCAAATGATGGTGTAATGTCAAAAGGAGAATTAATTAGTAATATTGGTAATGCAATTAATATTTATACTTCATATTGGGAAAAGTTAAAAATGAGCCATTGATAATCTATTTATTATAAATTCTTTAACCTAAAAAAGATGACTTCTCTAAGAGAAGTCATCTTTTTTAGGTTAAAGAGTGTTTGCAGCTAGAAGTAATAGTTATATTATTAGTAGATGTTATCTTTTAACTCAATAGGTTAAATAAATATATCACTATTTATTATTAATTATGTTTTTATCTTATATGGCTTCCTAAAATATCATCTTTAGATAAAGCTTTTGGTATTTTTAATTTATCATGTGCCCACTGAGCGGAAATATCCATAATTGGTGAAAGTTTTGGAAGTGCATCTGCATAAATACCTACTTCTACAGCTGCACGTGTATCAAATCTAAATGATGGTAGTAGAGTTGTATCTTCTACTTTGCAGTTTAGAGCAGCCATTGGCATAATTAATTGTTTTGAGATAGTTGAAGAAATTTGTAATGCATCTGTAACCATTAAGTCTCTTCTGACTTCATTATGAACTTTCCCAAGGGCATTTGTACTTGTTTGTCCATCAGCCTGAGTTGTTAATGTTCCTCCAAGGATAGCTTTACTCATTCCTAGTTCACAACGTGTGACAAGTTGCCCAGGAAGATCATGGGATGTATTTGTAGGGGATTGGAAAATGATTTCCATGCCAGAAGGTATAATCCCAGCAGCATCTTTCCCAAGTGTTTGAAGTGCCCTTAGAAGAGCTCTTTTGTCTGAACTACTACTTCCAATATGGTATTTCCCAATTCTAAATGGTAATCCATGTATTTGAACATAGTTGATACTGGCTTCAAGAGCATAAGAGCGTACTAAATATGCCCATGCTACTACGCGAAAGAGTCCAGCTCTTGGTAGCCATCCAGATCTAGATCGATGAGTACGAATAACCCAGCCCAGTGGCCAAAGAGGATCTCCTTCAGGATCTTTATTTCTTAACCGTAAGACATTTTTATTTTGTGGTAACATTTGGAACCAGGATTGAGGTCGATGATGAAATGCTTTTGGGATGTGGATATGACCGTCATATTCCCATTCAATTTCTATTGCACTGAAACCATGACCTATAGCATCTGCCATATCTAGTAGTAAATCTTCTATGGAGTAAATACTATTAAACTGTTCTCTTATAGCATCTGCTATTTTTATAGCAGTAGGATTATCTTTTCTTGCAGGAACTATTTCCCAATCTAATGTTAGTATAGCTCGTTTTCTTTTGGATATTTCAGCAGCAAGGTGTTCACAGCGATCTTCCATGTCAGAAAAGAGTTGATGCTGTTCAGTGATATTTCCTTCATCTGCAGCTTGAAGGATAGATCTAAGGCGGCCAGGGGTCAGACCAAAAGAAATATTTCCCCACTGTTCTAAGGTTAATAAAGATTGTGCAGTGTCTGATGTTGTTGTTTGAAGCATACCTGATACAGTTTCAGGTTTATTTTTTTTATTTTTAATGAATTGGAATAA
The sequence above is drawn from the Lawsonia intracellularis PHE/MN1-00 genome and encodes:
- a CDS encoding ABC transporter permease, whose translation is MKWLKGFQLVVIAPTVIWLGLFALLPNVGLLVVTFLTRGDQEFVIPVLTFSNYARLFEPSFLKILWDSIWLALMSTLFCLLVGYPFAYRNARSKAKIKPWLLLLIIIPFWTNSLIRTYALVLILKANGLLSTVLIWLGIINEPISFMYSDFAVFIGITYTFLPFMVLPLYTTIEKLDPRLLDAAKDLGAGGFRAFWHITLPLTLPGIVAGSMFVFLPSLGAFYIPEILGGSKDILVGTFIKNQFFVNRDWPLGAASSTILTILLFILLILHHITTQSFSIKNRAENDPRFRRPV
- a CDS encoding ABC transporter substrate-binding protein, which encodes MKKYVSLALILVISCCPLFANDKDTLNVFTWSEYIPSDVLADFTKETGIKVVVSTFESNEAMYAKLKLLGGKGYDIVMPSSYFIERLYKDNLLARLDKSKIIGLNNLAPESLGHSFDPHNDYSIPYMWGALGLLFNKKVVDPTVITSFNDLNRPEFKGRVLLSDDMRDTFGVALKVRGYSVNTTNPDEIKAGYEWLQQLKPEIRVFDITATKQAFIGEEVLAGISWNGDAFIAMKENPNLQFIFPKEGFILWIDNFSILNQSENKENAYAFINFLLRPEIAKRCVEEFFYTTPNIAGRKLLDPIYQENPIIFPNDGVMSKGELISNIGNAINIYTSYWEKLKMSH
- a CDS encoding O-antigen ligase family protein, with the translated sequence MKIFFCNWRGLESNSSRLRSVLFIFFSLSILLFPLGQALRVILPILCLPIIILLYIQDWNNSTLRILPFRWLFIIFIASFIIQLVTSEWLAASWASVKPNLLRGIVLAFVGMEVVRSEKDLRWLIIIFAVTFFYEGLDGVWQVLTGFDYIKHTAIMSGRLTGSLGTYRVGNYMAIIALPAFGIWTLLPMKNNRLRIVAVAVLLSPGLFLWLGSFTRIGYLALLGALYILWICIWTKFSLLKVIVPPMLLLVVLSMFGIARLSWETMLNDPRIELWIRAIEVGKEHLWLGTGSSTFILALQKQGIILQSVPSMDLGHPHNIYIQFFIDGGLIGFTSYILFFVIITLWTLFHIRRGVQKEIQGLFPGCYWQLLSFIWAGWVAYLITGFCGHDFYRTWWLSTAATLLGILIGGCQWGKKDSKKELDSVSLV
- the potC gene encoding spermidine/putrescine ABC transporter permease PotC; this translates as MKRLGLIWLWIVYIFLYLPIIVVIGYSFNIAKYTSDWKGFTLQWYSQLMNNTPLIDAGINSLSVAALSASFSTFLGVLTALAIRRYRFPGRKILYGSIYVLTVSPDIVMGISLLIFFIFFHIPLGFLSLFIAHTTLSLPFVVLTVLTRLMEFDEQLVEAARDLGANESQAFRYVILPLIMPAIVAGWLLAFTLSMDDVLISFFVTGPTFEILPLKIYSMVRLGVKPEINALSAIMFCITVVFVFIAWLLLPKTRHTGN
- a CDS encoding glycosyltransferase — its product is MRIAFINATKRWGGVKTWMLEFAKIFSKKGHHVYIYGRQEAFITSAQKEVGHGQLVSFGLDLNPKSILYFWREFRLHQIDIVIVNIEKDLSTAGIAAKLSGIPVIQRIGLPHDIPYRLKTRLIHTFINPSFLCPCEYIASGFKKSLSYIPPQQVKVIMNGRKATSEFLKVHSPLKFICTQQLEPNKCHSVLLEAFARVKGSFEFHIWGTGSEEKTLKQMASELGLTGQVFFHGFSDNIINKLEKGDIFLLASVSEGLPNTLIEAMSVGLLPIVRLVGGVDEVLTPELRDWVLPYEASSEDFQKVISMALSLSVDELTGLRESAREACRRFFDIDIQATKLEEWFYEVVNREV
- the rpmB gene encoding 50S ribosomal protein L28; this encodes MAKQCEICGKKPLVGNYVSHSNIKTKRVFNPNLQHMRNQFPDGRIKTITICTRCIRSGHVTKPSIHKGS
- the potA gene encoding spermidine/putrescine ABC transporter ATP-binding protein PotA encodes the protein MTGKGCIIELKNVSKIFEDTCALDNINLQIANGEFLTLLGPSGCGKTTILRIISGFETPDVGEILIAGVNVSGFPPERRQVNTVFQHYALFPHMTVRDNVAFGLRMQKCPREKVNELVFEALRMVHLENFADRRPSQLSGGQQQRVAIARAVVNKPLLLLLDEPFSALDHKLRQIMQLEIKHLQRKLGITFVFVTHDQEEAFAMSDRVVVMNQGRIEQIGTPQCIYEEPVNLFVARFVGEINNLAGTILSCNDEGIYEAAIANEVFPLRTPHRFSPGEAVNVLLRPEDIRIYLLDEEVLKVPHLRGRIEETVYKGATVDIIIALDVGGTLRVAEFFNEDDAEISYNEGERVAVTWVDGWEVVLPHEMA
- a CDS encoding penicillin-binding protein activator — protein: MKIKLLQKICIILFLINYSLISGCSSTKIVVPEGNSSDLLEKTQDIKSIEDQDRNISAQAEEAWKNNNMLEAQRLYRIVVTQSNLTAFERNSAWERLIKSSIANNHFHIALEFLTQWKLSDPTANMQPVWQDSWGIAVLKSSRVQAISHAQQVWEDASLPIPLRGIAGGVLMILSPKENKTLIASKLSELYKHSDHANCMMLEQRLFTLLSNSSSEELLALEFLTGPERDFMYPWSIIILDVLRREWPSKTNRTAELLGKINYPGVFSDSSLLASAIHVAEPKSLLVDHTNILFSPGCYALVLPMSGPYSSIGWNIAKGANAAQEELISAGVDVEVVIINSEAVGWLEKLEQLPQKCIIVGGPLQAEIYAAIREKNILSNKIFFTFLPSIGEGDEGITAWRFFSSPEDQILALLRFSHELDITMCGVLYPEDGYGRKMTELFVKLAEQSGISVMTTGYNPHDTSSWSKLLANVTKTRMIGKVPVPSTPFQAVFLPDSWKNIEVLLPYLFFQGEDRLVLMGTNLWEQGLSHGEKNFIRNMDLAVFPGSWNKSTPNATAAMLIERFTMDNQEEPDFWVGLGYDFIRFSSALNIHEVNWQASQVNKSIEKAQQMDWSIAPIYWENGKAQQKLFLFYPTSSGGKLLNTNLFKKRLDAIKKRHLKRVSAAEREVSK
- a CDS encoding NAD(P)H-dependent glycerol-3-phosphate dehydrogenase, which encodes MSNPQSIVVLGGGSWGTAVAHLLATGGHKVHLVLRSQKLADYINMHHENNIYLPGFSIHPAIHAVTGKISFLTKEPAHVLAKATIVILSVPCQSLRPVLQELEPLLTKNCILVNTAKGIEVETLKTVEQMILDEMAHRVSHYAVLSGPSFAEEVMCEKPTAVVLACRNEQLGEHLREIFSTPWFRTYSSTDVTGVELGGATKNVIAIAAGVSDGLGFGINTRVALMTRGLAETTRLGKALGASPLTFSGLSGLGDLFLTCSGELSRNRQVGLRLGKGELLKNITNSMNMIAEGIKTTYAVNTLASKLNVDMPITKAVYNVLEGVISPHEAVQKLLCRQLRNESLDETQPIWTDIP